CCGTCGCGCACGGCGGGGGTGTAGGAGGAGACGGTCCGCTTGCGTACGGCGAAGTCGAGGCCGAGGTCCCGGACGATCTTGTCGGGCAGCAGGGACACCAGGTACGAGTAGCGCGAGAGACGGGCGTCCACCCCGTCGAAGGGGCGGGTCGAGATCGCCGCTCCCCCGGTGGCGCCGAGCCGTTCCAGGACGAGGACCGACTGCCCGGCACGGGCCAGGTAGGCGGCGGCGACCAGGCCGTTGTGGCCGCCGCCGACGATCACGGCGTCGTAGCGGTCGCGGTCGGGCACGCCGGGGCCGGAGGCCCCGTGGGCGGCGGGGCGGCCTGCGGGCGACCGGGGTGCGGGTGTCTGGGGTGCGGGCATGCACCTTCGTAACACGCAGCCTTCCGTCCCGGCCAGGGGTGACGTGCGTACGTCCCGGCCAGAGGTGACGTCCCTCCCGGTCATGTGACGGAGGCCGAGGCCGGGAGGGACGCGGGCCCGGCGGGACGCAGGACGGGGCGGGACGCAGGACAGGCGGGCGATCAGGTGCGGTGCGGTCCGGCGGCCTCCGCCGACCGTCCGAGCCGCTCCAGGCAGTGCGCCTCGTCGTCGCGGGCCGCCAGCGTCTGGGGGTGGTCGGGGCCCAGCACCCGGGCGCGCGCCTCGGCGACCTCCCGGTACGCCACCAGCGCCTCGCTCCACCGGCCGAGCCAGCCGAGCCCCGCGGCGACCTCCCGGCGGCTGATCACGGTGTCCGGGTGATCGGGTCCCAGGGAGCGTTCCCGGAGGGCGCAGACCTCGCGCGCCTCCGCGAGCGCCTCCTCCCAGCGGCCCGTCCGCCCCAGGTTGACCCCGAGGCCGTGCCGGGCGCGCAGCGTGTCGGGGTCGGCGGCGCCCGCGGTCCGGGTGCGGTCGGCGACGAGGGAGCGGTACAGCTCCAGGGCCTCCGTGTCGCGGCCGAGCCGGCCGAGGCTGATGCCGGTCTCGTAGCGGGCGGCGAAGGTGTCGGGGTGATCGGGTCCGAGCGTGCTGGCGCGGGCCCTGGCGACGTCCTGGAAGGTGTCCAGCGCCTCGGCCCACCTCCCCAGCCTGCCCAGGGTGTACGCCACTTCGTAACGGGTCGTGAGGGTGTCGGGGTGCGTCGGGCCGAGCAGCCGGGCGCGGGCGTCGGCGACCTCCCGGGCCAGCTGCCAGGACTCCTCGGGCCGCCCCAGCCGGCTGAGGTTGAACGCCAGGTTGTGGCGGCAGCGCAGGGTGTCGGGGTGGTCGGGGCCCATGACGCGCTCGCGGACGGCGAGGACCGCCTCGTACACCTGGTGGGCCTCGGCGTGCCGGCCGAGGCGGCCCAGCGCGTGGGCGGTCGCCTGGCGGGCGGCGAGCGTCTGCGGGTGGTCGGGGCCCAGGGCGCGTTCGCGGCCCTCGGCGACCTGGGCGAACTCGCGCAGCCCTTCCTCGGCCCGGCCCGTACGGCTGAGGGTGAGGCCGAGTTCGTAACGGCTGGCGAGGGTGTCGGGGTGGTCGGGGCCGAGGACGCGGCCACGCTGGGTGGCGACCTCCCGGTGCACCTCGCCCGCCTCCTCCCAGCGGCCCAGGCGGCCGAGGTCGATGCCCGCGCTGTGGCGGCCGTCGAGCGTGGTGAGGAGACCGGTGGCGCCGTCCCCGGCCGGCCCGGGGACGGCGGAGCCGGAGTGCGGGGCGGTGGCGGCGTGCGGGGTGCCGGTGGTCCACTGGCCCGTCAGTCCGGCGGCCGGGTCCGGCCGCCCGGCGGCGGG
The nucleotide sequence above comes from Streptomyces sp. NBC_01116. Encoded proteins:
- a CDS encoding tetratricopeptide repeat protein, translating into MADTRLIQSRYRLLEQIGRGGMGEVWRARDESLGRQVAVKCLKPMGPQHDQAFTRVLRERFRREARVAASLQHRGVTVVHDFGEHEGVLYLVMELLDGHNLSQLLQENQQHPLPVDHVVDIAEQVADALGYTHRQGIVHRDLKPANIMRLTDGTVKICDFGIARLGHDIGMTSRLTTTGLAMGTPHYMSPEQISGKEVDHRSDLYSLGCVLYEIATGVPPFDQDDAWAVLVGHRDTPPEPLRTHRADLPGFLDRVVLDLLAKAPEERPVDAGDLRRRIVLGRTGEQPALGPGPLALSGAERPSAPRPRALPAWTRSMTAGHRATGATGPAAGRPDPAAGLTGQWTTGTPHAATAPHSGSAVPGPAGDGATGLLTTLDGRHSAGIDLGRLGRWEEAGEVHREVATQRGRVLGPDHPDTLASRYELGLTLSRTGRAEEGLREFAQVAEGRERALGPDHPQTLAARQATAHALGRLGRHAEAHQVYEAVLAVRERVMGPDHPDTLRCRHNLAFNLSRLGRPEESWQLAREVADARARLLGPTHPDTLTTRYEVAYTLGRLGRWAEALDTFQDVARARASTLGPDHPDTFAARYETGISLGRLGRDTEALELYRSLVADRTRTAGAADPDTLRARHGLGVNLGRTGRWEEALAEAREVCALRERSLGPDHPDTVISRREVAAGLGWLGRWSEALVAYREVAEARARVLGPDHPQTLAARDDEAHCLERLGRSAEAAGPHRT